Proteins co-encoded in one Lasioglossum baleicum chromosome 3, iyLasBale1, whole genome shotgun sequence genomic window:
- the LOC143207282 gene encoding gamma-soluble NSF attachment protein, translated as MSKIEEGNAHIRQAEKSLKTSLLKWRPDFELAADEYTSAATCFRVARSYQKCKECLMKSADCYKENRAWFHAAKNIEQAALICKEMGNLTEVPKLAHSACSLYQMHGSPESGASVLDKAGKIMEASQPQEALELFKRAASIVMGEDSPRQAAEYMSKVARLLVKLQMYDEAADAIRREIGMHQQIDHAPSVGRLTVALVLVQLARGDQVAAEKAFKEWGNYCEAAEVNTLEMLLQAYDNEDADAAKAALNSPFIKHMDVEYAKLARGLPLPQQEYAIQPPGVRANAAESYSSPNATKLLDETANDGQSTSASAPENIEKPPEDKVLETVEKDVEELSISKKEGEEDDYEEGIC; from the exons ATGTCAAAAATCGAAGAAGGAAACGCTCATATACGGCAAGCTGAGAAAAG CTTGAAAACATCACTGCTGAAATGGAGACCTGACTTCGAACTTGCGGCCGATGAATATACAAGTGCAG CAACATGCTTTAGAGTAGCGAGGTCCTATCAAAAATGCAAAGAGTGTTTGATGAAGTCTGCCGATTGTTATAAAGAAAATAGAGC ATGGTTTCACGCTGCAAA GAACATCGAACAGGCTGCACTAATATGCAAAGAAATGGGAAATCTCACGGAAGTACCGAAATTAGCGCACAGTGCTTGTTCTTTATATCAAATGCATGGATCGCCTGAATCTGGCGCAAGTGTACTCGATAAAGCAGGCAAGATAATGGAGGCTAGTCAACCGCAAGAGGCGTTAGAACTGTTCAAACGAGCTGCTAGTATTGTCATG GGTGAGGATAGTCCGCGTCAAGCAGCAGAGTACATGAGTAAAGTGGCAAGATTACTAGTCAAATTACAAATGTACGACGAAGCTGCGGATGCGATTCGCAGAGAAATTGGAATGCATCAGCAAATAGATCATGCGCCTTCTGTGGGAAGATTAACCGTGGCATTGGTATTAGTGCAGCTAGCTCGAGGTGATCAAGTAGCAGCGGAAAAAGCATTTAAAGAATGGGGAAATTATTGCGAAGCTGCTGAG GTAAATACATTAGAAATGTTACTACAAGCATACGACAACGAAGATGCGGATGCTGCAAAAGCAGCTCTAAATAGTCCTTTTATAAAACATATGGATGTCGAATATGCTAAACTTGCTAGAGGTTTGCCTTTACCGCAACAAGAATATGCGATACAACCACCGGGAGTAAGAGCAAACGCAGCCGAGTCGTATTCATCTCCTAACGCGACAAAATTATTGGATGAAACTGCTAACGATGGTCAA AGCACAAGCGCCAGTGCACCAGAGAATATCGAGAAACCGCCAGAAGATAAAGTGTTGGAAACTGTCGAAAAAGATGTAGAAGAACTATCGATCTCGAAGAAAGAAGGAGAGGAAGATGATTATGAAGAGGGAATTTGTTAA
- the LOC143207283 gene encoding syntaxin-6-like isoform X2 — MTLENPFFVVKDEVCKALNKNRGLYGRWTELQDVIVTSPTSGGIPISRDELEWTTTELRKALRSIEWDLDDLEDTICIVEKNPTKFKIDNKELTVQRGFIEQAREEVKIMKDKMNLSRGRDRDSTARQPLLDNSPARVPVNHGTTKYSKLENEIDSPNRQFLGDTLQRQDDMIRQQDEQLGMIGDSIGTLKTVSRQINTELDEQAVMLDEFGNELEMTDSKLDATMKKMAKVLHMSNDRRQWVAIGVLTAILVFLIILFIIK, encoded by the exons aTGACGCTGGAGAATCCGTTCTTTGTCGTCAAGGA CGAGGTCTGTAAAGCGTTGAATAAAAATCGGGGTTTATATGGACGCTGGACAGAGCTGCAAGATGTTATTGTTACGAGTCCAACGAGTGGAGGAATCCCCATCTCACGTGACGAATTAGAGTGGACTACTACAGAATTGCGGAAGGCCTTACGTTCGATTGAATGGGATCTAGATGATTTGGAGGATACAATCT GTATCGTGGAAAAGAATCCGACGAAGTTTAAGATAGATAATAAGGAGTTAACAGTTCAACGAGGTTTTATCGAACAAGCACGGGAGGAAGTGAAG ATCATGAAGGATAAAATGAATTTGAGTAGGGGCCGGGATCGTGACAGTACAGCAAGGCAG CCGCTGTTGGACAATAGTCCTGCCCGAGTTCCTGTCAACCATGGTACAACTAAATATAGTAAattggaaaatgaaattgatagtcCTAATAGGCAGTTTCTGGGAGACACATTGCAACGTCAGGATGACATGATAAGACAACAAGATGAACAATTAGGCATGATCGGAGACAGTATCGGAACTCTTAAGACAGTATCTAGGCAAATCAATACAGAATTAGACGAACAAGCAGT TATGCTAGATGAATTCGGAAACGAGTTGGAGATGACCGATTCCAAGTTGGACGCGACAATGAAAAAAATGGCCAAAGTTCTTCATATGAGTAATG ATCGGAGACAATGGGTAGCCATTGGAGTGTTGACAGCTATATTGGTGtttctaattattttatttataattaagtgA
- the LOC143207283 gene encoding syntaxin-6-like isoform X1 codes for MTLENPFFVVKDEVCKALNKNRGLYGRWTELQDVIVTSPTSGGIPISRDELEWTTTELRKALRSIEWDLDDLEDTICIVEKNPTKFKIDNKELTVQRGFIEQAREEVKIMKDKMNLSRGRDRDSTARQPLLDNSPARVPVNHGTTKYSKLENEIDSPNRQFLGDTLQRQDDMIRQQDEQLGMIGDSIGTLKTVSRQINTELDEQAVMLDEFGNELEMTDSKLDATMKKMAKVLHMSNGNYNNYIPAPTTATSSVSDLASKPSSLSSLSSTITNCFLCSGD; via the exons aTGACGCTGGAGAATCCGTTCTTTGTCGTCAAGGA CGAGGTCTGTAAAGCGTTGAATAAAAATCGGGGTTTATATGGACGCTGGACAGAGCTGCAAGATGTTATTGTTACGAGTCCAACGAGTGGAGGAATCCCCATCTCACGTGACGAATTAGAGTGGACTACTACAGAATTGCGGAAGGCCTTACGTTCGATTGAATGGGATCTAGATGATTTGGAGGATACAATCT GTATCGTGGAAAAGAATCCGACGAAGTTTAAGATAGATAATAAGGAGTTAACAGTTCAACGAGGTTTTATCGAACAAGCACGGGAGGAAGTGAAG ATCATGAAGGATAAAATGAATTTGAGTAGGGGCCGGGATCGTGACAGTACAGCAAGGCAG CCGCTGTTGGACAATAGTCCTGCCCGAGTTCCTGTCAACCATGGTACAACTAAATATAGTAAattggaaaatgaaattgatagtcCTAATAGGCAGTTTCTGGGAGACACATTGCAACGTCAGGATGACATGATAAGACAACAAGATGAACAATTAGGCATGATCGGAGACAGTATCGGAACTCTTAAGACAGTATCTAGGCAAATCAATACAGAATTAGACGAACAAGCAGT TATGCTAGATGAATTCGGAAACGAGTTGGAGATGACCGATTCCAAGTTGGACGCGACAATGAAAAAAATGGCCAAAGTTCTTCATATGAGTAATGGTAACTATAATAATTACATTCCTGCTCCTACTACTGCAACATCTAGTGTTTCTGATCTTGCCTCTAAACCTTCTTCTCTATCATCCTTGTCAAGTACAATAACTAACTGTTTTTTATGTTCTGGAGATTAG